Proteins encoded in a region of the Euzebya rosea genome:
- a CDS encoding DEAD/DEAH box helicase yields MTPPDQEHDVPDAEPTTDPTPESPAEAPADSAPDAHVDPPGDTPPAFADLGLRAELVTALDQLGYEEPTPIQAEAIPPLLEGRDLLGQAATGTGKTAAFALPLLQRIPDEVDRGRQPIGLVLVPTRELAMQVSEAIHTYGKAMGARVLPIYGGQPIFRQLKQLDRGVDIVVATPGRAMDHLGRGSLALDSLEVVVLDEADEMLDMGFAEDIEAILEQAPSERQTTLFSATLPRRIAGLADRHLTNPVRIQIKREEPAEGEAPKVKEVAYVVTRHHKPAALARVLDVEDPDATIVFCRTRLEVDELTSTMNGRGYRAEALHGGMDQGMRDRVMNRFRSGAAELLIATDVAARGLDIDTLTHVVNHSLPSAVESYTHRIGRVGRAGREGMAISLVEPREHRAMKAIERHTGRRMQVETVPTVADLRARRLGMLRASMREMLLSDGDDLDTFRPVVESLSDEFDLVEIALAGIKLAHDETHSDADDDDVPQASFSGKGKGDKSGYQGKNSRGGSGGGKSRGPSGPTTKLWMNLGREAGMRPKDLVGAIANETSLTGRDVGAIQIHGRFSLVEVPSAAADEVISSLMRTKIRGKKAKVREDKVT; encoded by the coding sequence GTGACACCCCCCGATCAAGAACACGACGTTCCCGACGCGGAACCCACCACCGACCCCACTCCCGAGTCCCCCGCGGAGGCGCCTGCTGACTCCGCGCCGGACGCGCACGTCGACCCGCCCGGGGACACCCCGCCCGCGTTCGCCGACCTCGGCCTGCGCGCGGAGCTCGTGACCGCCCTCGACCAGCTGGGCTACGAGGAACCGACCCCGATCCAGGCCGAGGCCATCCCGCCGCTGCTGGAGGGTCGTGACCTGCTCGGCCAGGCGGCGACCGGTACCGGCAAGACCGCCGCGTTCGCCCTCCCCCTGCTGCAGCGGATCCCCGACGAGGTCGACCGCGGTCGGCAGCCGATCGGCCTGGTCCTGGTCCCGACCCGCGAGCTGGCCATGCAGGTGTCGGAGGCCATCCACACCTACGGCAAGGCCATGGGCGCCCGTGTGCTGCCGATCTACGGCGGCCAGCCGATCTTCCGCCAGCTCAAGCAGCTCGACCGGGGCGTCGACATCGTCGTCGCCACCCCCGGACGTGCGATGGACCACCTCGGCCGTGGCTCCCTCGCCCTGGACAGCCTCGAGGTCGTCGTCCTCGACGAGGCCGACGAGATGCTCGACATGGGCTTCGCCGAGGACATCGAGGCCATCCTCGAGCAGGCACCGTCCGAGCGGCAGACCACCCTGTTCTCCGCCACCCTGCCGCGCCGGATCGCCGGGCTGGCCGACCGCCACCTGACCAACCCCGTGCGCATCCAGATCAAGCGGGAGGAGCCAGCCGAGGGCGAGGCACCCAAGGTCAAGGAGGTGGCCTACGTCGTCACCCGCCACCACAAGCCGGCGGCGCTGGCACGTGTCCTCGACGTCGAGGACCCCGACGCCACCATCGTGTTCTGCCGCACGCGCCTGGAGGTCGACGAGCTGACGTCGACCATGAACGGCCGTGGGTACCGAGCCGAGGCGCTGCACGGCGGCATGGACCAGGGCATGCGCGACCGGGTCATGAACCGCTTCCGCTCCGGCGCTGCCGAGCTGCTGATCGCCACCGACGTCGCCGCCCGTGGCCTGGACATCGACACCCTGACCCACGTGGTCAACCACTCGTTGCCCTCGGCCGTGGAGTCCTACACCCACCGCATCGGCCGTGTCGGCCGCGCGGGCCGCGAGGGCATGGCCATCTCCCTGGTCGAGCCGCGCGAGCACCGCGCCATGAAGGCCATCGAGCGCCACACCGGCCGCAGGATGCAGGTCGAGACCGTCCCGACCGTCGCCGACCTGCGCGCCCGGCGCCTCGGCATGCTGCGTGCGTCCATGCGCGAGATGTTGCTGTCCGACGGCGACGACCTCGACACCTTCCGCCCGGTCGTGGAGTCCCTGTCCGACGAGTTCGACCTGGTCGAGATCGCCCTGGCGGGCATCAAGCTCGCGCACGACGAGACCCACAGCGACGCCGATGACGACGACGTCCCGCAGGCCTCGTTCAGCGGCAAGGGCAAGGGCGACAAGAGCGGCTACCAGGGCAAGAACAGCCGTGGCGGATCCGGCGGCGGCAAGTCCCGCGGCCCGTCCGGTCCCACGACCAAGCTGTGGATGAACCTGGGCCGCGAGGCCGGCATGCGACCCAAGGACCTCGTCGGGGCGATCGCCAACGAGACCAGCCTGACCGGCCGCGACGTCGGCGCGATCCAGATCCACGGCCGCTTCAGCCTGGTCGAGGTGCCGTCGGCCGCGGCCGACGAGGTGATCAGCTCGCTGATGCGCACCAAGATCCGTGGCAAGAAGGCCAAGGTTCGCGAGGACAAGGTCACCTGA
- a CDS encoding cupin domain-containing protein encodes MTDPTARALIDRLGLQPHPEGGWYAETWRAPTVDGGRATSTAIHFLLEEGQRSHWHTVDAAEVWCHHAGSPVRLLLSADGRAVTAHQLGGDVMAGQDPQVVVPEGHWQAAEATDGWALVTCVVAPGFTFDGFVLAEPGWEPGATPGGM; translated from the coding sequence ATGACCGACCCGACCGCACGAGCGCTGATCGACCGACTGGGCCTGCAGCCCCATCCCGAGGGTGGCTGGTACGCCGAGACCTGGCGGGCACCCACCGTGGACGGCGGGCGTGCCACGAGCACCGCCATCCACTTCCTGCTGGAGGAGGGACAGCGGTCCCACTGGCACACCGTCGACGCCGCCGAGGTCTGGTGTCATCACGCCGGCTCGCCGGTGCGCCTCCTGCTGAGCGCCGACGGCCGGGCGGTGACCGCGCACCAGCTGGGCGGCGACGTCATGGCCGGACAGGATCCGCAGGTCGTCGTGCCCGAGGGCCACTGGCAGGCGGCCGAGGCGACCGACGGCTGGGCCCTCGTGACCTGCGTCGTTGCGCCGGGGTTCACCTTCGACGGCTTTGTGCTGGCCGAGCCCGGCTGGGAACCCGGCGCAACTCCGGGAGGGATGTGA
- a CDS encoding DUF3293 domain-containing protein gives MTRPAEPSLHDVLEAYAATDVDVWLPTPTRVAGRAARRDLPTRFVVITGWNPGSRVTDEATNRQANADLAAVLLAMGATVLPARGTATDGGWSEDSFAIPLDDGRPSLHTLLAVGRAFGQHAVYVIGNDHLDIVACAGGPSHRLPRIR, from the coding sequence GTGACCCGGCCGGCCGAACCATCCCTCCACGACGTGCTCGAGGCGTACGCCGCCACCGACGTCGACGTGTGGTTGCCGACGCCGACGCGTGTCGCCGGGCGGGCCGCCCGTCGTGATCTCCCGACACGGTTCGTGGTGATCACCGGGTGGAACCCGGGCAGCCGGGTCACCGACGAGGCGACCAACCGGCAGGCCAACGCCGACCTGGCCGCCGTGCTGCTGGCGATGGGTGCCACCGTCCTGCCCGCCCGTGGGACCGCCACCGACGGCGGGTGGTCGGAGGACTCCTTCGCCATCCCGCTCGACGACGGTCGTCCGTCCCTCCACACCCTCCTGGCGGTCGGTCGGGCGTTCGGACAGCACGCCGTCTACGTGATCGGCAACGACCACCTAGACATCGTCGCGTGCGCCGGCGGCCCGTCCCACCGGCTGCCACGCATCCGATGA
- a CDS encoding oxygenase MpaB family protein, translating into MIGDLAVRTFPRGVPGVRSVMQQGVHAMFGEPFDATVDPGDPGLMGPGSATWQLLGEPCVLPMGFRALLVQMLHPIALEAVHTHGSFAEDFLGRVKRTALYLQLANFGSTGQALDISATVQRIHRRVVGRTAQGEPYSAGDPHYLAWVGMTFTESTLAVHEAFGRPPALDVADRFVAEQAVLNALLDPRVDLGQLRADPDAGARLRAGDVPLPLIVEGWVPTDVAGLTARLAELQPELELRELGRRSFRWLLDPPGLPLVQRAGWRVFVGSTLATLPPQWRDLLDQPDTPVRDAVVARGTRTLFDLFRVLHGPLTLPARAATRVGRQRTAGNGNADDVLVKLQRSI; encoded by the coding sequence GTGATCGGCGACCTGGCCGTCAGGACCTTTCCCCGCGGCGTGCCGGGCGTCCGCTCGGTCATGCAGCAGGGTGTGCATGCGATGTTCGGGGAGCCGTTCGACGCGACCGTCGACCCGGGTGACCCCGGGCTGATGGGGCCGGGGTCGGCCACGTGGCAGCTGCTCGGCGAACCCTGCGTGCTGCCGATGGGGTTCCGGGCGCTGCTGGTCCAGATGCTCCATCCGATCGCGCTCGAGGCGGTCCACACCCACGGGTCGTTCGCCGAGGACTTCCTGGGCCGCGTGAAACGCACCGCCCTGTACCTGCAGCTGGCCAACTTCGGCAGCACCGGGCAGGCCCTCGACATCAGCGCCACCGTGCAGCGGATCCACCGCCGGGTGGTCGGCCGCACCGCGCAGGGGGAGCCGTACTCGGCCGGCGACCCGCACTACCTGGCCTGGGTCGGCATGACGTTCACCGAGTCGACCCTCGCGGTGCACGAGGCGTTCGGCCGGCCTCCGGCGCTCGACGTCGCGGACCGGTTCGTGGCCGAGCAGGCCGTCCTGAACGCCCTGCTGGACCCGCGCGTGGACCTGGGCCAGCTGCGCGCCGATCCCGACGCAGGCGCCCGGCTGCGGGCCGGCGATGTGCCCCTCCCCCTCATCGTGGAGGGCTGGGTGCCGACCGACGTGGCCGGCCTGACCGCACGGTTGGCAGAGCTGCAGCCCGAGCTGGAGCTGCGTGAGCTCGGCCGGCGGTCGTTCCGGTGGTTGCTCGACCCGCCTGGCCTGCCGCTGGTCCAACGGGCGGGTTGGCGGGTCTTCGTGGGGAGCACCCTGGCCACCCTGCCGCCGCAGTGGCGCGACCTGCTGGACCAGCCGGACACCCCGGTGCGCGACGCCGTCGTGGCCCGCGGGACCCGCACGCTGTTCGACCTGTTCCGCGTCCTGCACGGTCCCCTGACACTTCCGGCGCGTGCCGCGACGCGTGTCGGACGGCAACGCACCGCTGGCAACGGCAACGCTGACGACGTTCTGGTCAAGCTGCAGCGCTCCATCTGA
- a CDS encoding TfoX/Sxy family protein, translating to MGEKGARLTAESTARAAQLVEEWQSLGPVTSKPMFGGHGIVHDGSMFAMVDSRAHVHLKAKGEHSRVYEDAGAVAHDRMPYWSVPAEVADDEDLLREWAKRAIDGLDR from the coding sequence ATGGGCGAGAAGGGTGCACGGCTGACCGCCGAGTCGACCGCGCGGGCCGCGCAGCTGGTGGAGGAGTGGCAGTCCCTCGGACCGGTGACGAGCAAGCCCATGTTCGGCGGGCACGGCATCGTCCACGACGGGTCGATGTTCGCCATGGTCGACTCCCGGGCGCACGTCCACCTCAAGGCCAAGGGTGAGCACAGCCGGGTGTACGAGGATGCAGGGGCGGTCGCGCACGACCGCATGCCGTACTGGTCGGTGCCCGCCGAGGTTGCCGACGACGAGGACCTGCTGCGGGAGTGGGCCAAGCGAGCGATCGACGGCCTCGACCGGTGA
- a CDS encoding arginine deiminase family protein, protein MAPPLLPPPTRAIVRLPSSRAADGLTDADLGAPDPEVTAAQHEAYVTALRDAGLDVTVLPAEEDLPDAHYVEDAAVLLGEDVAVLTRPGAPERRDEPARLADALPHPTVVSLADLGGPHATLDGGDVLVAHDRMLIGVSRRTNEAGARALAAIVAEHRAGWPVHLVPFTGVLHLKTGTTEVVPGQLLLAPTMQITDASGLDGLLQHVVAAADAYAANVVPLGHTTLVAAGFPDVAALVGRHGPITEVPMGDFERMDGGLTCLSLRW, encoded by the coding sequence ATGGCCCCGCCGTTGCTGCCACCGCCCACTCGCGCGATCGTCCGCCTGCCCTCCAGCAGAGCAGCCGATGGCTTGACCGACGCCGACCTCGGGGCCCCCGACCCGGAGGTGACCGCGGCCCAGCACGAGGCCTACGTGACGGCGTTGCGCGACGCGGGCCTGGACGTGACCGTCCTGCCGGCGGAGGAGGACCTGCCGGACGCCCACTACGTCGAGGACGCGGCGGTGCTGCTGGGTGAGGACGTCGCCGTCCTGACCCGACCCGGCGCGCCCGAGCGGCGAGACGAACCGGCCCGGTTGGCCGACGCACTGCCACACCCGACCGTCGTGTCCTTGGCCGACCTCGGCGGGCCCCACGCGACGCTGGACGGCGGCGACGTGCTTGTCGCCCACGACCGGATGCTGATCGGGGTGTCACGTCGGACCAACGAGGCGGGCGCCCGGGCGCTGGCCGCGATCGTCGCCGAGCACCGGGCCGGCTGGCCGGTGCACCTCGTGCCGTTCACGGGCGTGCTGCACCTCAAGACCGGCACGACCGAGGTCGTCCCGGGCCAGCTGCTGCTGGCCCCCACGATGCAGATCACCGATGCGTCGGGGCTGGACGGGCTGCTGCAGCACGTCGTGGCCGCGGCCGATGCCTACGCCGCCAACGTCGTCCCCCTCGGCCACACCACGCTGGTGGCGGCCGGCTTCCCTGACGTTGCCGCCTTGGTCGGTCGCCACGGCCCGATCACCGAGGTTCCCATGGGCGACTTCGAGCGCATGGACGGCGGCCTGACCTGCCTCTCCCTCCGCTGGTGA
- a CDS encoding DUF6308 family protein, which yields MASTHVTVAGDTLSLEAAQSCIGRYCGAPAGRWEPDRTRPVDPGTPAPIFRAHGYRSFDCVPAGPGRTLDPIDVLVGAGLGDGMDQDAVDAVLGLRPALDEALLALPDPAPVLWEMSSAELFGKGGMATTNGELWRPWALLMNVRGVGMRTTHAVLHHKLPTVYPLLDRRTVGHFTKRSQAWQQTHHDLVEQAEAWTLLEDWHRETIVPRSGPGAVPLNRLRLHSVILDVRTT from the coding sequence ATGGCATCCACCCACGTGACCGTGGCCGGCGACACCCTGTCGTTGGAGGCCGCCCAGTCCTGCATCGGCCGATACTGCGGGGCCCCCGCCGGTCGCTGGGAGCCCGACCGCACCCGGCCGGTCGACCCGGGCACGCCGGCGCCGATCTTCCGGGCGCACGGCTACCGCAGCTTCGACTGCGTGCCGGCCGGTCCCGGACGGACCCTCGACCCCATCGACGTGCTGGTCGGCGCCGGGCTCGGCGACGGCATGGACCAGGACGCCGTCGACGCGGTCCTCGGCCTGCGCCCTGCGCTCGACGAGGCGCTGCTGGCGCTGCCCGATCCGGCCCCGGTGCTGTGGGAGATGTCCAGCGCCGAGCTGTTCGGCAAGGGCGGCATGGCCACCACCAACGGTGAGCTGTGGCGGCCGTGGGCGCTGCTGATGAACGTCCGCGGGGTCGGCATGCGGACGACCCATGCGGTGCTGCACCACAAGCTGCCGACCGTCTATCCGCTGCTGGACCGGCGGACCGTGGGGCACTTCACCAAGCGGTCGCAGGCCTGGCAGCAGACCCACCACGACCTGGTCGAGCAGGCCGAGGCGTGGACGTTGCTGGAGGACTGGCACCGCGAGACGATCGTCCCCCGGTCCGGTCCCGGTGCGGTGCCGTTGAACCGCCTGCGCCTGCACTCGGTGATCCTGGACGTCCGTACCACCTGA
- a CDS encoding VOC family protein encodes MADIRYDRPGHEGVIPYLIVEGAASAIDFYTAAFGAEERMRLAMPNGRVGHAEMAIDGHPFYLADMSPEMDDGPTRSPDRTGSTSVILHRYVPDVDAAVARAEEAGATVLRPPKDEFYGERAATVQDPFGHQWSLHTRTSEVSMEEMVAAVQGGPAEA; translated from the coding sequence ATGGCCGACATCCGCTACGACCGACCGGGCCACGAGGGCGTCATCCCCTACCTGATCGTGGAGGGGGCTGCGTCTGCGATCGACTTCTACACCGCGGCGTTCGGGGCGGAGGAGAGGATGCGGCTCGCGATGCCGAACGGGCGGGTCGGGCACGCCGAGATGGCCATCGACGGCCATCCGTTCTACCTTGCCGACATGTCCCCGGAGATGGACGACGGCCCGACCCGCAGTCCGGACCGGACGGGGTCGACGTCGGTGATCCTCCACCGCTACGTGCCCGACGTCGATGCCGCCGTTGCGCGTGCCGAGGAGGCGGGAGCCACCGTGCTGCGACCGCCGAAGGACGAGTTCTACGGCGAACGGGCGGCGACCGTCCAGGACCCGTTCGGCCACCAGTGGAGCCTGCACACCCGAACGAGCGAGGTCTCCATGGAGGAGATGGTCGCGGCGGTGCAGGGTGGTCCCGCGGAGGCGTAG
- a CDS encoding TM0106 family RecB-like putative nuclease: MSAAKPLSNRDVRRAPLLDARAATRCPLRTHLMIEPPEHVVEQPLPVDVLVRIEEGRAFEDQVMAEVAAAVGDLPDLTGDEAGTLAAMAEGVPVIAQAELRDHAGRRTGRPDLLVGLPHPTTDGRTAYMPVEVKAHLVTAGGKSGSLGPLRACAHTDVAGGIDPATVAEVEGPWTRKRPDDLLQLAHYHRLLEHHGHAGPGWAGVIGSDRTLALVDLTAPTFQSWRNVSGRWSTLEKYDREFGFRLDVAALATDRVDGLTDEDPLVVPARSSECDRCRFEGVCAPRMEDADELTLLPKVTWDVRQRLHASGLTTRSALALADPVTLPTNAIREAADHARVQTSGVSLARVRGADRLSLPRADVEVDVDMESTPDGRVYLWGCLVTDTLDGASSRYVPFADFSADLDDSAVFVEFWDWLQGVRSSAIDAERSFAAYCWAGGGAEDRYLRLYGPRVGVDVEAFIGSPEWVDLHRVARAHVTTGGSLGLKVVAERMGFAWRDDEPGGGQSMVWYADAVAGDNRQRQRLLDYNADDVAATRWVREHLARTWEDLPRVEDLTPSA; encoded by the coding sequence ATGAGCGCCGCCAAGCCCCTGTCCAACCGAGACGTCCGCCGAGCACCGCTGCTGGATGCGCGCGCCGCCACGCGCTGTCCGCTGCGCACCCACCTGATGATCGAGCCGCCCGAGCACGTGGTGGAGCAGCCGCTGCCCGTCGACGTGCTCGTGCGCATCGAGGAGGGCCGGGCGTTCGAGGACCAGGTCATGGCCGAGGTCGCTGCGGCCGTGGGCGACCTGCCGGACCTGACGGGCGACGAGGCCGGCACCCTCGCCGCCATGGCCGAGGGCGTCCCCGTCATCGCACAGGCCGAGCTGCGTGACCACGCCGGACGCCGCACCGGCCGCCCCGACCTGCTGGTCGGGCTGCCCCACCCCACCACCGACGGGCGGACCGCCTACATGCCCGTCGAGGTGAAGGCCCACCTCGTCACCGCCGGCGGGAAGTCCGGGTCGCTCGGGCCGCTGCGGGCCTGCGCCCACACCGACGTGGCAGGTGGGATCGACCCCGCCACGGTCGCCGAGGTCGAGGGGCCGTGGACCCGGAAGCGTCCCGACGACCTGCTGCAGCTGGCCCACTACCACCGCCTGCTGGAGCACCACGGGCACGCCGGACCGGGATGGGCCGGCGTCATCGGCTCCGACCGCACCCTCGCCCTCGTCGACCTGACCGCGCCGACCTTCCAGTCATGGCGCAACGTGTCGGGTCGGTGGTCGACCCTGGAGAAGTACGACCGCGAGTTCGGGTTCCGCCTGGACGTTGCGGCGCTCGCGACCGACCGGGTGGACGGGCTGACCGACGAGGATCCGCTGGTCGTCCCGGCCCGCTCCAGCGAATGCGATCGATGCCGGTTCGAGGGTGTCTGCGCCCCGCGCATGGAGGACGCCGACGAGCTGACCCTGCTGCCGAAGGTCACTTGGGACGTGCGGCAGCGCCTCCATGCCTCGGGCCTGACGACGCGGTCGGCGCTGGCGCTCGCCGATCCGGTGACCCTGCCCACCAACGCCATCCGCGAGGCCGCCGACCATGCGCGGGTCCAGACCAGCGGGGTGTCCCTCGCCCGGGTGAGGGGTGCGGATCGGCTGTCGTTGCCCCGCGCCGACGTCGAGGTCGACGTCGACATGGAGTCGACGCCCGACGGGCGGGTCTACCTGTGGGGGTGCCTGGTCACCGACACCCTCGACGGGGCATCGTCGCGCTACGTCCCGTTCGCCGACTTCTCGGCCGATCTGGACGACTCCGCGGTGTTCGTGGAGTTCTGGGACTGGCTTCAGGGGGTCCGTTCGTCCGCCATCGACGCCGAGCGGTCCTTCGCCGCGTACTGCTGGGCCGGCGGGGGTGCCGAGGACCGCTACCTGCGGCTGTACGGGCCTCGCGTCGGCGTCGACGTCGAGGCGTTCATCGGGTCCCCCGAGTGGGTCGACCTGCACCGCGTGGCCCGGGCCCACGTCACCACCGGCGGGTCGTTGGGGCTCAAGGTCGTCGCCGAGCGGATGGGCTTCGCGTGGCGCGACGACGAACCCGGCGGCGGGCAGTCCATGGTCTGGTACGCCGACGCGGTCGCGGGCGACAACCGGCAGCGACAACGGCTGCTGGACTACAACGCCGACGACGTGGCGGCGACCCGATGGGTTCGCGAGCACCTCGCTCGGACGTGGGAGGACCTGCCGCGGGTCGAGGACCTGACACCCAGCGCCTGA
- a CDS encoding nuclear transport factor 2 family protein, which translates to MSHAASHPNLDVVNRVYEAMAAGDREALHDLHHPDVVLHVSGDGRHAGDYVGRDRVLGISGVADGGPDTANDTIEVHDILWTPEHVVVLVHATVERDGETLVQNIVQVIHTDDTQVTEIWEYLWDQQADKVFWSRH; encoded by the coding sequence ATGAGCCACGCTGCGTCGCACCCGAACCTGGACGTCGTGAACCGTGTCTACGAGGCCATGGCCGCCGGAGACCGGGAGGCCCTGCACGACCTGCATCATCCCGACGTGGTGCTGCACGTGTCCGGTGACGGCCGCCATGCCGGCGACTACGTCGGACGCGACCGTGTCCTCGGGATCAGCGGGGTCGCCGACGGCGGCCCGGACACCGCCAACGACACCATCGAGGTCCACGACATCCTGTGGACGCCCGAGCACGTCGTGGTCCTGGTCCACGCCACCGTCGAGCGCGACGGCGAGACGCTGGTACAGAACATCGTGCAGGTCATCCACACCGACGACACCCAGGTCACCGAGATCTGGGAGTACCTGTGGGACCAGCAGGCCGACAAGGTGTTCTGGTCCCGCCACTGA
- a CDS encoding NAD(P)/FAD-dependent oxidoreductase — MPPPAQPPDRPLPSRAEVVVVGAGLAGLAAATAVQRAGHDVVVLEASDGVGGRVRTDVVDGFRLDRGFQVLLTAYPELHRQLDVDALDLQSFGPGARVWTGRSMAMVGDPLRDPSTALPTVTARVGTLADKLRLLRTRLRLSRTDATDLLRQPDGSTLDALRHDGFGERMITQFFRPFVGGIQLDPSLSTSRRMFDVVLKCLFEGEVAVPAEGMGAIPAQLAARLHPGTVHLDRAVEAVEPGEVTVAGGQRVTADRIVVATEGPAASRLLDLPEVGSNPAGCVWFAADTPPVEGRYLVLDGTGRGPALNVVVHSNVAPSYAPPGRALIAAACPGHAEADLEQPVRAQLRGMFGAAVDRWTHLRTDVIPHGQPTQLPPFGPKQPVALGEGLFVCGDHRDTASIQGALFSGRRCGEAVVSSLTASPSPVNRKPAR, encoded by the coding sequence GTGCCGCCCCCTGCCCAGCCCCCGGATCGTCCGCTTCCCTCGCGCGCGGAGGTGGTGGTCGTCGGCGCCGGCCTTGCCGGGCTGGCCGCGGCGACGGCCGTCCAGCGTGCCGGCCACGACGTCGTGGTCCTGGAGGCCTCCGACGGTGTCGGCGGGCGGGTGCGCACCGACGTGGTCGACGGCTTCCGGCTCGACCGTGGCTTCCAGGTCCTCCTGACCGCCTACCCCGAGCTGCACCGACAGCTCGACGTCGACGCCCTCGACCTGCAGTCCTTCGGGCCGGGCGCCCGTGTGTGGACGGGCCGGTCCATGGCGATGGTCGGCGATCCGCTGCGCGACCCGTCCACGGCGCTGCCAACGGTCACCGCCCGGGTGGGAACGCTGGCCGACAAGCTCCGCCTGCTGCGCACCCGCCTCCGGCTGTCCCGCACCGACGCCACCGACCTGCTGCGCCAGCCCGACGGCAGCACCCTCGACGCGCTGCGCCACGACGGGTTCGGCGAGCGCATGATCACGCAGTTCTTCCGCCCGTTCGTCGGGGGCATCCAGCTGGACCCGAGCCTGTCGACGAGCCGACGGATGTTCGACGTGGTCCTCAAGTGCCTGTTCGAGGGAGAGGTGGCCGTGCCCGCCGAGGGGATGGGCGCGATCCCCGCGCAGCTGGCCGCCCGACTCCACCCGGGCACCGTCCATCTCGACCGTGCGGTCGAGGCCGTCGAACCGGGTGAGGTCACCGTCGCCGGCGGCCAGCGCGTCACCGCTGACCGGATCGTCGTGGCGACCGAGGGCCCGGCGGCATCCCGCCTGCTCGACCTTCCCGAGGTCGGGTCCAACCCGGCCGGCTGCGTGTGGTTCGCCGCGGACACCCCACCGGTCGAGGGGCGCTACCTGGTGCTCGACGGCACGGGCCGTGGCCCCGCCCTCAACGTGGTCGTGCACAGCAACGTCGCCCCCTCCTACGCGCCCCCCGGCCGTGCGCTGATCGCCGCCGCCTGCCCGGGACACGCCGAGGCCGACCTCGAGCAGCCCGTGCGGGCTCAGCTGCGGGGCATGTTCGGCGCTGCGGTCGACCGCTGGACCCACCTCCGCACCGACGTGATCCCCCACGGCCAGCCGACCCAGCTGCCGCCGTTCGGCCCGAAGCAACCCGTGGCGCTCGGCGAGGGCCTGTTCGTCTGTGGCGACCACCGCGACACCGCCTCCATCCAGGGGGCGTTGTTCTCGGGCCGCCGCTGCGGCGAGGCCGTCGTGTCGTCCCTGACCGCCAGCCCCTCCCCCGTCAACAGGAAGCCAGCTCGATGA
- a CDS encoding SDR family NAD(P)-dependent oxidoreductase gives MTDRSVLVAGATGGLGSAIAGLLAERGATLTLVSRRQERLDQLEVEGHRLALDLRDPASCQRAVDAAVAHAGRLDVVVNAVGLVAFGPVADLSLDTMEELFLTNTFLPIMLARAALPVLAEGGAIVNISGVIAEQNLPNMAAYGASKAAVRSFDEALAREARRQKVRVIDARPPHTETGLATRPIAGEAPRMPNGKDPADVAATIVDAILGDATDLPSSAF, from the coding sequence ATGACCGACCGATCCGTCCTCGTCGCGGGTGCCACCGGAGGGTTGGGCTCGGCCATCGCCGGCCTGCTCGCCGAACGCGGCGCCACCCTCACCCTCGTGTCGCGCCGGCAGGAACGCCTGGACCAGCTCGAGGTGGAGGGCCACCGTCTTGCGCTCGACCTCCGCGACCCCGCGTCGTGCCAGCGCGCAGTCGATGCCGCCGTCGCGCATGCCGGCCGGCTGGACGTGGTCGTCAACGCCGTCGGGCTGGTCGCGTTCGGACCGGTCGCCGACCTGTCGCTGGACACGATGGAGGAGCTGTTCCTGACCAACACGTTCCTGCCGATCATGCTCGCCCGAGCGGCGTTGCCCGTGCTGGCCGAGGGTGGGGCAATCGTCAACATCTCCGGCGTGATCGCCGAGCAGAACCTGCCGAACATGGCCGCCTACGGGGCGTCCAAGGCCGCGGTGCGCAGCTTCGACGAGGCGTTGGCCCGGGAGGCCCGCCGGCAGAAGGTGCGGGTCATCGACGCCCGACCACCCCACACCGAGACCGGACTGGCGACTCGCCCCATCGCCGGAGAGGCGCCCAGGATGCCCAACGGCAAGGACCCGGCCGACGTCGCCGCGACGATCGTCGACGCCATCCTGGGTGACGCCACGGACCTGCCCTCATCTGCGTTCTGA